In one window of Onychomys torridus chromosome 7, mOncTor1.1, whole genome shotgun sequence DNA:
- the LOC118587380 gene encoding zinc finger protein OZF-like has translation MELVSFEDVAVRFTWQEWQGLDAAQRTLYKDVMLETYSSLVSLGHCVDKPELIFKLEQGLEPWHVAEASPRNLPDLPMWSIPTVTSQENQNVHLWQVGTMQIKASSEKIVELQEQQKTHQRSKSCKAEACKKRVCQKSQCARDPVFHVCKKALHCKSTLAKGQRLRKGEISCECEECRNTFLQNSRVTVCQKAPTHRELCECTECRKAFFCNSELTSHQRMRKKTFECSDCGKAFLTKGKLTLHQIIHTGEKPYECTRCGKAFSFKSYLTQHQKIHIGKKPYECAECGKAFYRLTHLTLHQRTHTNEKPYECTKCQKSFYCQSQLTLHQRIHTGEKHFKCMECGKSFYCKSHLTRHQTIHTNENKAFECIECEKSFYSKSYLTVHQRSHPSEKLYECIECGKSFYQKATLFLHQRNHIGEKTYECTDCGKVFYFKSHLTLHQVIHTDTCPYVCTECGKYFYYKSQLIVHGRTHTGDKPYECGECGKAFSRKPYLTRHHQRTHTGKSNLNVKSVEMLSTESHSSINFREHEHVAVF, from the exons GACACTGCGTGGACAAACCTGAGTTGATCTTCAAGTTGGAGCAAGGACTTGAGCCATGGCACGTGGCAGAAGCCTCACCCAGGAACCTCCCAG ATCTTCCTATGTGGAGTATCCCAACTGTAACCAGCCAGGAAAACCAGAATGTGCATTTGTGGCAAGTTGGAACTATGCAAATCAAGGCATCAAGTGAAAAGATT GTAGAGCTACAGGAGCAACAAAAGACCCATCAAAGGTCAAAATCTTGTAAAGCTGAAGCATGTAAGAAGAGAGTGTGCCAGAAATCACAGTGTGCTAGGGATCCAGTGTTTCATGTGTGTAAGAAAGCTCTCCATTGTAAGTCAACTCTTGCTAAAGGTCAGAGGCTTCGGAAAGGGGAGATAAGCTGTGAGTGTGAGGAATGCAGGAACACTTTCCTCCAGAACTCACGTGTTACAGTATGTCAGAAAGCACCTACACATAGGGAGCTTTGTGAATGTACAGAATGCAGAAAGGCTTTCTTCTGCAACTCAGAACTCACTAGTCATCAGAGAATGC GTAAGAAGACTTTTGAGTGTTCAGATTGTGGGAAAGCCTTCCTCACTAAGGGAAAACTTACTCTACATCAGATAATTCATACAGGTGAGAAGCCCTATGAGTGTACAAGATGTGGGAAAGCCTTCTCCTTCAAGTCATACCTCACTCAACATCAGAAAATTCACATAGGCAAGAAGCCTTATGAATGTGcagaatgtgggaaagccttctaCCGATTAACACACCTTACTTTGCATCAGAGAACTCATACAAATGAGAAGCCCTATGAGTGTACAAAATGCCAGAAATCTTTCTACTGCCAGTCACAGCTTACTCTGCATCAGCGAATTCACACAGGTGAGAAGCATTTTAAGTGCATGGAATGTGGAAAATCTTTCTACTGTAAGTCACACCTAACTCGACATCAGACAATTCACACAAATGAGAACAAGGCCTTTGAATGTATAGAATGCGAGAAGTCCTTCTACTCCAAGTCATACCTCACTGTGCATCAAAGGTCTCACCCGAGTGAGAAGCTCTATGAATGTATAGAATGCGGGAAATCATTCTATCAGAAGGCAACACTCTTTCTACATCAGAGGAATCATATCGGCGAGAAGACCTATGAGTGTACAGACTGTGGGAAAGTTTTCTATTTCAAGTCCCATCTCACTCTACATCAGGTAATACATACAGATACATGCCCATATGTGTGTACAGAATGTGGAAAATATTTCTACTATAAGTCACAACTCATTGTGCATGGACGAACTCACACAGGTGATAAGCCCTATGAATGTGgagaatgtgggaaagccttctcCCGAAAGCCATACCTCACTCGACATCATCAGCGTACTCACACAGGTAAGAGCAATTTGAATGTAAAAAGTGTGGAAATGCTTTCTACTGAAAGTCATAGCTCAATTAACTTCAGGGAACATGAGCATGTGGCAGTATTTTGA